The Kocuria sp. TGY1127_2 genome includes a window with the following:
- the rpsF gene encoding 30S ribosomal protein S6, producing MREYELMAIINPEVDDRAVEPTLNKFLEVVRNGNGTIENIDIWGRRRLAYEIQKKSEGIYAVVNFTAEPDVAKELDRVLNLNESIMRTKIIRPEEQKIS from the coding sequence ATGCGTGAATACGAACTCATGGCCATCATCAACCCCGAGGTTGACGATCGCGCCGTTGAGCCGACCCTCAACAAGTTCCTTGAAGTTGTCCGCAATGGCAACGGCACCATCGAGAACATCGACATCTGGGGTCGTCGCCGACTGGCCTATGAGATCCAGAAGAAGTCCGAAGGCATCTACGCCGTCGTCAACTTCACTGCTGAGCCCGATGTTGCCAAGGAACTGGACCGCGTTCTGAACTTGAACGAGTCCATCATGCGCACCAAGATCATCCGCCCGGAAGAGCAGAAGATCTCCTAA
- a CDS encoding TM2 domain-containing protein gives MSHPRPEHHTPQYMSGGHNPGPVYVVRKSVILSYVLWFFLGIFGIHKFYLRAPFMGIFYLILHGLGWLLAPVIVGYFFFILLGLLMFIDLFTIPFRVGIINASETARINNNRRF, from the coding sequence ATGAGCCACCCGAGGCCCGAACACCACACGCCGCAATACATGAGCGGAGGGCACAATCCAGGACCGGTCTACGTGGTGAGGAAAAGCGTGATCCTCTCCTACGTCCTGTGGTTTTTCCTGGGGATTTTCGGAATCCACAAGTTCTACCTCCGGGCGCCGTTCATGGGGATCTTCTACCTGATCCTCCACGGCCTGGGCTGGTTGCTGGCCCCGGTCATCGTCGGATACTTCTTCTTCATCCTTTTGGGATTGTTGATGTTCATCGACTTGTTCACGATCCCTTTCAGGGTCGGGATCATCAATGCGAGTGAGACGGCACGGATCAACAACAACCGACGGTTCTAG
- a CDS encoding ABC transporter permease subunit has protein sequence MSSTVETHNARAAEPARSKTPKYKLSFLGVLRSEALKFRTLVSSWVLMIITALIMIGFAALTAVQAKDYADSLHDAMTKGKEIPQYYLQLGDPAEFARQAVDSGYVFGYIILASMAVVFIASEFGTKSVISTLTAAPKRGMVYVAKTVQITLIAAITAIVSGVLAWAVSQWVLSTSDMNITFGLFEEQTLMNILGLILVFVLTAWMGIGIGAIIRNNAGAIVILVVLLFILPLLLMPFQWEWVRDFQSYIPSALTANLTNPLEPMQDPKYVASGAWYAVWCVVPLILGYFSFTQRDPK, from the coding sequence ATGAGCTCCACTGTAGAAACACATAATGCGCGGGCCGCTGAGCCCGCGCGCTCAAAAACTCCTAAGTACAAGTTGTCCTTCCTCGGTGTTCTGAGATCAGAGGCGCTCAAATTCCGTACCTTGGTATCCAGCTGGGTGCTGATGATCATTACGGCGCTGATCATGATCGGTTTCGCCGCGCTGACCGCGGTCCAGGCCAAGGACTATGCGGACTCGTTGCATGACGCCATGACCAAGGGTAAAGAGATCCCCCAGTACTATCTGCAACTAGGTGACCCGGCCGAATTCGCACGCCAGGCAGTGGATTCGGGATACGTCTTCGGTTACATCATTCTTGCGTCGATGGCCGTGGTCTTCATTGCCTCAGAATTCGGCACGAAGTCGGTCATTTCGACCCTGACTGCGGCGCCCAAACGCGGAATGGTCTATGTGGCCAAGACCGTCCAGATCACACTCATCGCAGCGATCACAGCGATCGTCTCCGGTGTCCTGGCATGGGCGGTGAGCCAGTGGGTGCTCTCGACGTCGGACATGAATATCACGTTCGGTCTCTTCGAGGAACAGACCCTGATGAATATCCTCGGCCTGATCCTCGTGTTCGTGCTGACTGCATGGATGGGCATCGGCATCGGTGCGATTATTCGGAATAACGCGGGAGCAATCGTCATTCTGGTTGTTCTACTGTTCATCCTTCCGCTCCTTCTGATGCCGTTCCAGTGGGAATGGGTTCGGGACTTCCAGAGCTACATTCCGTCTGCGCTGACGGCCAACCTGACCAACCCCCTCGAACCGATGCAGGACCCGAAGTACGTTGCTTCCGGTGCCTGGTACGCGGTCTGGTGCGTCGTCCCGCTGATTCTGGGGTATTTCTCCTTCACCCAGCGCGACCCGAAGTAA
- a CDS encoding ABC transporter ATP-binding protein, giving the protein MIEVSGLSKQYGSKRAVDNVSFTVQPGKVTGFLGPNGAGKSTTMRMILGLEKPTTGSALVDGKKYSHLSSPLTSVGALLEARAVHPRRSGVNHLRALARTHGIPNSRVDEVIEITGLSSAAKKKVGGYSLGMGQRLGIATAILGDPSTVILDEPVNGLDPEGVIWVRQMARFLASEGKTVFLSSHLMSEMSQTADHLIVIGQGKVLADQPLKEFLNQTGEDHVLVRTDNPESFAEALRQDQVAVQKQDDDALLVSANGREVAQRAQSQGVLLWEITPQKASLEQVYMSMTSDSVEYRSSDPNAGLGSAAAGSVADSGSESDRASGGAHTASNPTVAPATQDDGYEPAHSTEQATPWNQEEK; this is encoded by the coding sequence ATGATCGAGGTCTCTGGCCTCTCCAAGCAGTATGGGTCCAAGCGCGCCGTTGACAACGTTTCTTTCACGGTTCAGCCGGGAAAAGTCACAGGGTTCCTCGGGCCGAACGGCGCCGGTAAATCCACAACGATGCGTATGATCCTCGGGCTTGAGAAACCCACAACGGGCAGTGCCCTTGTGGACGGTAAAAAGTACAGTCATTTGTCTTCGCCGCTGACCTCGGTCGGTGCGCTGCTCGAGGCACGTGCAGTCCATCCCCGGCGCAGCGGTGTCAACCATCTCCGTGCTTTGGCCCGCACTCACGGCATTCCGAATTCCCGTGTGGACGAAGTCATCGAAATCACCGGGTTGAGCAGCGCCGCGAAGAAGAAGGTTGGCGGCTATTCACTCGGTATGGGCCAGCGTCTCGGAATTGCCACGGCGATTCTCGGCGATCCCAGCACCGTCATTTTGGACGAACCGGTCAATGGTCTCGACCCCGAGGGTGTCATTTGGGTGCGCCAGATGGCGCGGTTCCTCGCTTCCGAGGGAAAGACCGTCTTCCTGTCCTCCCACTTGATGTCGGAAATGTCCCAGACTGCGGACCACCTGATCGTGATCGGGCAGGGCAAAGTCCTCGCGGACCAGCCGTTGAAGGAATTCCTCAATCAAACCGGCGAGGATCACGTTCTGGTTCGCACCGACAATCCGGAAAGTTTCGCGGAGGCCCTTCGACAGGATCAGGTAGCAGTCCAGAAGCAGGACGACGACGCCCTCCTCGTGAGCGCCAACGGCCGTGAGGTCGCTCAGCGTGCTCAGTCCCAGGGTGTCTTGCTGTGGGAGATCACTCCCCAGAAGGCCAGCCTGGAGCAGGTGTACATGTCCATGACCAGCGATTCGGTCGAGTACCGCTCTTCCGATCCGAATGCGGGTCTTGGCTCGGCGGCGGCCGGTTCGGTCGCAGACTCCGGCTCCGAAAGTGACCGGGCATCGGGCGGTGCACACACCGCGTCCAACCCGACGGTCGCTCCCGCCACCCAGGATGACGGCTACGAACCTGCCCACTCCACCGAACAGGCGACCCCCTGGAATCAGGAGGAGAAGTAA
- a CDS encoding CCA tRNA nucleotidyltransferase, whose amino-acid sequence MVNLFDSSSIHPAALDLGKLFEDRGFELSLVGGPVRDLFLGSAALDLDFTTNATPDETLDVAREWADAHWEIGRAFGTIGLRKSDAMIEVTTYRAEAYDPDSRKPTVAFARRLEDDLFRRDFTINSMALRLPSLELVDPYGGIQDLSANILRTPGTPEDSFSDDPLRMMRAARFVSRLDIDPAPELVAAMTDMAARIDIISAERVRDELIKLIVGKNPRRGVELLVSTGLADYVLPEVPALQLETDAQHHHKDVYEHSLTVLMQAKDLETDDDGPVPSPDFTLRFAALMHDIGKPGTRKLEDNGTVSFRHHDVVGSKLVKKRMRALRFDNETIKNVARLIELHMRFYGYGDAGWSDSAVRRYVRDAGDQLERLHRLTRSDVTTRNKKKAQRLGRAYNDLERRISELAEQEELEAMRPDLDGQQIMDILGIAPGPMVGKAYNFLLNVRLDEGKLGEDEAERRLKKWWAEQNRGGQEMA is encoded by the coding sequence ATGGTTAACCTCTTTGACAGCTCCTCAATTCACCCCGCAGCTCTGGACCTCGGAAAACTCTTCGAGGATCGGGGTTTTGAGCTGTCCCTGGTGGGTGGCCCCGTGAGGGATCTGTTCCTTGGATCGGCCGCGCTGGACCTGGACTTCACAACCAACGCGACACCGGATGAGACGCTCGACGTCGCCCGAGAATGGGCCGATGCCCACTGGGAGATCGGCAGGGCCTTTGGAACCATCGGGTTGCGCAAAAGTGACGCGATGATCGAGGTGACAACCTACAGGGCCGAGGCATACGACCCCGATTCCCGGAAACCGACGGTGGCATTCGCCAGGAGACTCGAGGACGACCTCTTCCGGCGAGACTTCACCATCAACTCCATGGCCTTGCGACTGCCAAGTCTTGAACTCGTGGACCCGTACGGCGGCATTCAGGACCTTTCGGCCAATATTCTGCGGACGCCGGGTACTCCCGAGGACTCTTTCTCCGATGACCCTCTTCGCATGATGAGAGCCGCGAGATTCGTTTCCCGGCTCGACATCGACCCGGCGCCGGAATTGGTTGCGGCGATGACGGATATGGCTGCTCGAATCGACATCATTTCCGCCGAGCGTGTGCGGGATGAACTGATCAAGTTGATCGTTGGCAAGAACCCGCGGCGCGGAGTCGAACTGCTGGTGAGCACCGGCCTTGCTGACTATGTTCTTCCCGAAGTGCCTGCCCTGCAGCTGGAGACTGACGCCCAACACCACCACAAGGATGTCTACGAACACTCCCTCACAGTGCTGATGCAGGCGAAGGATTTGGAGACTGACGATGACGGCCCGGTTCCGTCACCAGACTTCACTTTGCGTTTCGCCGCGCTCATGCATGACATCGGCAAACCGGGTACCCGGAAGCTCGAAGACAATGGCACGGTCAGTTTCCGACACCACGACGTCGTCGGCTCCAAACTGGTCAAGAAAAGGATGCGCGCTCTGCGTTTCGACAACGAGACGATCAAGAACGTTGCCCGCCTGATCGAACTCCACATGCGCTTTTACGGATACGGGGACGCCGGATGGAGCGATTCCGCAGTTCGACGCTACGTTCGCGATGCGGGCGACCAGCTGGAGAGGCTCCATAGGCTGACCCGCTCCGATGTGACGACCCGGAACAAGAAGAAGGCCCAACGGCTCGGCCGCGCGTACAACGACCTGGAACGGCGGATTTCCGAATTGGCCGAACAGGAAGAACTGGAAGCCATGCGACCGGACCTGGATGGTCAGCAGATCATGGATATTCTGGGCATTGCACCGGGACCTATGGTCGGCAAGGCATATAATTTTCTCCTGAATGTGCGGCTGGATGAGGGGAAGCTCGGTGAGGACGAGGCTGAGCGTCGCCTGAAGAAATGGTGGGCGGAACAGAACCGCGGCGGCCAGGAAATGGCTTAG
- a CDS encoding NUDIX hydrolase: MTFPVPRAPKKRAFTPPSPLPTVEEVSAGGIVVDLKTSGQPVAIIARINRGGRLEWCLPKGHPEGQETNEEAACREIEEETGIAGNVLAPLGSIDYWFTVSGHRVHKTVHHFLLEATGGYLTTEKDPDHEAIDVAWSNIDDLGRKLSFPNERRIADIAREYIIHQI, encoded by the coding sequence ATGACTTTTCCAGTACCCCGGGCACCGAAGAAGCGGGCTTTCACCCCGCCTTCCCCCTTGCCCACGGTGGAAGAAGTCTCTGCCGGGGGCATAGTCGTCGATCTGAAGACCTCTGGGCAACCCGTAGCGATCATTGCCCGCATCAACCGTGGCGGACGTCTGGAATGGTGCCTCCCCAAAGGCCATCCCGAGGGTCAGGAGACCAATGAGGAGGCCGCCTGTCGAGAGATCGAAGAGGAGACGGGCATCGCGGGAAATGTGCTGGCACCCTTGGGCTCCATTGATTATTGGTTCACGGTTTCCGGGCACCGCGTCCACAAGACCGTGCACCACTTCTTGTTGGAAGCTACGGGCGGGTATCTGACTACGGAGAAGGACCCGGATCACGAGGCCATCGACGTCGCCTGGTCCAACATCGACGACTTGGGGCGTAAACTCTCGTTTCCGAACGAACGTAGGATTGCGGATATCGCTCGGGAATACATCATCCACCAGATCTAG
- the murJ gene encoding murein biosynthesis integral membrane protein MurJ: protein MARTGARSSAIMAAGTMVSRLLGFVKTMLLAIAIGASTTTGNVFALANTLPNLIYVLVAAGVFNAVLVPQIIKASKKPDGGADYISRLLSLAIIGLFVITAIVVLCARPIISIMANDWSQEKIDFGTTFALWCFPQIFFYGLYTVVGQILNARGAFGAYMWAPVLNNVVAIASLLVFIGLFGSWGTAHHDPSNWSGEKTFWLAGMATIGVMAQALILFIPLKALKLGLGIKLGWRGIGLGTAARIGSWTLATGVVANLSFLFLARIATRPEGSQQDFSHPIAGNNVLDQSTMLYQLPHGVIGLSIATVLFNEMSRYADNNDNASLVETLSRGLRVASVATIFCAVALIVYAGPIGMLFGGGDPAQGAVIGQVISVIALGGPFLTIAFMMGRAFYAHEDAKTPLINQAISAVIVIILGFTVGKLPPQYIVFCLAGLYAMQNILATLLFHRGLRRWLGDYDLASIVKTHLRVTVSAIVAGVVGFVVLHLMGGGAFGGFAWHSQITAFVTILIGGLIMGVVYFGALRVFHVRELDSVLKPLKARLGR from the coding sequence ATGGCACGAACTGGTGCTCGATCTAGCGCCATTATGGCCGCGGGAACGATGGTTTCTCGCCTCCTGGGCTTCGTCAAGACCATGCTCTTGGCCATCGCTATTGGCGCCTCGACGACGACCGGTAACGTCTTCGCCCTCGCCAATACACTGCCGAACTTGATCTACGTGCTCGTCGCGGCAGGCGTATTCAACGCGGTCCTGGTTCCCCAGATCATCAAGGCGTCCAAGAAGCCGGACGGCGGCGCCGACTACATTTCCCGATTGCTGTCCCTGGCCATCATCGGCTTGTTTGTCATTACGGCAATCGTCGTCCTCTGCGCGCGCCCGATCATCAGCATCATGGCCAACGACTGGTCCCAGGAAAAGATCGACTTCGGGACGACATTCGCCCTGTGGTGCTTCCCGCAGATCTTCTTCTACGGCCTGTATACGGTAGTCGGCCAGATCCTCAACGCTCGCGGCGCTTTCGGCGCCTACATGTGGGCTCCTGTTCTCAACAACGTGGTCGCGATCGCCTCGCTGCTGGTGTTCATAGGCTTGTTCGGATCCTGGGGTACAGCGCATCATGACCCCTCCAACTGGAGCGGGGAGAAAACATTTTGGCTTGCGGGAATGGCGACGATCGGCGTCATGGCACAAGCCCTGATTCTGTTTATTCCGCTCAAGGCATTGAAACTAGGCCTCGGTATCAAACTCGGCTGGCGGGGCATCGGACTGGGAACGGCGGCTCGTATCGGCAGCTGGACCCTAGCAACGGGCGTCGTTGCGAATCTTTCTTTCCTCTTCTTGGCCCGTATTGCCACCAGGCCTGAGGGGTCCCAACAGGATTTCAGCCACCCGATCGCGGGCAACAATGTGCTCGATCAGTCGACCATGTTGTACCAGCTTCCCCACGGCGTCATCGGCTTGTCGATCGCAACCGTGCTCTTCAACGAAATGTCCCGCTACGCGGACAACAACGACAACGCCTCACTCGTGGAAACCCTTTCACGCGGCCTTCGGGTCGCTTCGGTCGCGACCATCTTCTGCGCCGTGGCGCTGATCGTTTATGCCGGACCGATCGGGATGCTCTTCGGTGGTGGCGATCCCGCCCAAGGTGCTGTGATCGGCCAGGTGATTTCCGTGATTGCTCTCGGCGGTCCGTTCCTGACCATCGCTTTCATGATGGGACGCGCCTTCTACGCGCACGAAGACGCCAAGACACCATTGATCAACCAAGCGATTTCTGCGGTGATCGTGATCATCCTGGGATTCACGGTCGGCAAATTGCCGCCTCAATACATTGTTTTCTGTCTGGCCGGTCTATACGCGATGCAGAATATATTGGCAACGTTGCTCTTTCACCGGGGGTTACGCCGATGGCTCGGCGATTATGATCTGGCCAGCATCGTCAAGACTCACCTTCGGGTTACCGTTTCTGCGATTGTCGCCGGAGTCGTCGGCTTCGTCGTTCTTCACCTGATGGGCGGCGGAGCCTTTGGCGGCTTCGCCTGGCACAGTCAGATCACGGCTTTTGTCACGATTCTGATCGGCGGTTTGATCATGGGTGTGGTCTACTTCGGGGCCCTACGAGTTTTCCACGTTCGGGAGCTGGACAGCGTTCTCAAACCTCTGAAGGCACGTCTAGGCAGGTAG
- the trxB gene encoding thioredoxin-disulfide reductase, giving the protein MINLKGQEAETSQPQGHGSEKVHDVVIIGSGPAGYTAAVYAARANLDPVVFASSVAAGGDLMTTTDVENYPGFIEGIQGPELMANMQQQAERFGADIQYEDVDSVELDGEVKKITLQDGTVHRAKAIIISTGSEYRKLGLDDEARLSGHGVSWCATCDGFFFKEKPIAVVGGGDSALEEALFLTNFASSVTVIHRRDTLRASDIMQERALNNPKITFIWDSAVVGIEGEHKTEALQVENLKSGLTQRLEVDGLFVAIGSDPRTDLVKGQLELTSEGTIAVEGRSSKTNVPGVFAAGDVIDPTYRQAITAAGSGCVAAIDAQHYLESL; this is encoded by the coding sequence CTGATCAATCTCAAAGGTCAGGAAGCCGAGACGTCACAACCTCAAGGTCATGGCTCCGAGAAGGTCCATGATGTGGTGATTATCGGTTCCGGGCCTGCCGGATATACGGCGGCCGTCTACGCTGCGCGTGCCAACCTGGATCCGGTCGTCTTCGCAAGCTCTGTCGCGGCCGGAGGTGACCTCATGACCACCACAGATGTGGAGAACTACCCTGGGTTCATCGAGGGTATTCAAGGGCCCGAGCTCATGGCTAACATGCAACAGCAGGCGGAACGGTTCGGCGCAGACATCCAGTATGAAGACGTCGACTCCGTCGAGCTGGATGGAGAAGTCAAGAAGATCACTCTCCAGGACGGCACTGTCCACCGGGCGAAAGCCATCATCATTTCGACCGGTTCTGAATACCGCAAATTGGGCCTCGACGACGAAGCCCGTCTTTCGGGCCACGGTGTCAGCTGGTGCGCAACGTGTGATGGGTTCTTCTTCAAAGAAAAACCGATTGCGGTCGTCGGCGGTGGAGACTCCGCGTTGGAAGAGGCTCTGTTCCTCACCAACTTCGCCTCGAGCGTGACCGTGATTCACCGGCGGGACACTCTCCGTGCTTCCGACATCATGCAGGAACGTGCGCTCAACAACCCCAAAATCACATTTATTTGGGACTCTGCAGTGGTCGGAATCGAAGGGGAGCACAAGACCGAGGCACTCCAGGTCGAGAACCTGAAGTCTGGTCTCACACAACGTCTTGAGGTAGACGGCTTGTTCGTCGCCATCGGCTCCGACCCGCGAACGGATTTGGTGAAGGGCCAACTGGAATTGACTTCCGAGGGCACCATCGCTGTGGAGGGCCGTTCTTCCAAAACCAACGTTCCAGGTGTCTTTGCCGCCGGCGACGTCATCGACCCGACGTACCGGCAGGCCATTACTGCCGCCGGATCAGGGTGCGTTGCCGCCATCGACGCCCAGCACTACCTGGAGTCCCTGTAA
- the trxA gene encoding thioredoxin has product MSNAKAVTDATFEEDVLKNDRPVIVDFWAEWCGPCRQVGPVLDQIAEEYAEKVDVVKLNVDENGETAAKYGITSIPAIYVFKDGELAKTSVGAKPKGVLEKEFADFLS; this is encoded by the coding sequence ATGAGCAACGCCAAGGCCGTTACTGACGCTACATTCGAAGAGGACGTCCTCAAGAACGACCGCCCTGTCATCGTCGATTTCTGGGCCGAATGGTGCGGGCCCTGCCGTCAGGTAGGCCCCGTACTGGACCAAATTGCCGAGGAGTATGCCGAAAAAGTCGATGTCGTGAAGTTGAACGTCGATGAGAACGGCGAAACCGCGGCCAAATACGGAATTACTTCCATCCCGGCCATCTACGTCTTCAAAGATGGAGAGCTGGCCAAGACCTCAGTCGGAGCCAAACCTAAGGGAGTACTGGAGAAGGAATTCGCCGATTTCCTCTCCTAG